One Cryptosporangium aurantiacum DNA window includes the following coding sequences:
- the lon gene encoding endopeptidase La, translated as MDRSPGGPRGPVTTLTLPVLPLTDAVVLPGMVIPVELDGEARAAVDSAKAKATNDDDAQLLIVPRIEGKYHEVGVLATIDQVGRLPNGRPAAVLRAVSRAKVGQGVNGPGAALWVEATTLPDRISATDQEKVDKLAAEYREVVQEILGHREENDGGWQVVEMIRRITEPGELADIAGWAPYLETEQKLRLLETAEVAVRLELVLEWGKQQLAELQVAATIRDDVRESMEKTQREFLLRQQLAAIRKELGEISGDDDNPEADPRARVEAADLPEKVRTAALREVDKLERTGDQSPEASWIRTWLDTVLELPWNVRTDDRTDVGDARTVLDADHAGLDDVKDRIVEYLAVRNRRAARGLEIVGGRGSGAVLALVGPPGVGKTSLGESVARALGRKFVRVALGGVRDEAEIRGHRRTYVGAQAGRIVRAIKEAGAMNPVVLLDEVDKIGADYRGDPAAALLEVLDPAQNHTFRDHYLEVELDLSDVLFLATANVAEAIPEALIDRMEVVRLDGYTELEKVAIARDHLWRRQLERAGLESTDVTIDEDALRLIAGEYTHEAGVRQLERSLARVLRKVATKLAGENPPETPIDVTVETLKDYLGRPRFTPESAERTAVPGVATGLAVTGAGGDVLFIEANAAPGAQGNGEPELVLTGQLGDVMKESAHIALSYLRSQGDRFGADPEELRGRRLHVHVPAGAVPKDGPSAGVTMVTALASLLTGRLVRAEVGMTGEVSLTGRVLPIGGVKQKLLAAHRAGLTEVLLPARNAADLDDVPASVREALTVHLMEDVADVVALALEPATTAQVQHAA; from the coding sequence ATGGATCGATCCCCCGGCGGGCCGCGCGGGCCCGTCACCACTCTCACCCTGCCGGTGCTGCCGCTGACCGACGCAGTCGTGCTGCCCGGAATGGTGATCCCGGTCGAGCTCGACGGCGAAGCGCGGGCTGCAGTCGACTCGGCGAAGGCCAAGGCCACCAATGACGACGACGCGCAGCTGCTGATCGTCCCCCGCATCGAGGGCAAGTACCACGAGGTCGGCGTCCTGGCCACGATCGACCAGGTCGGCCGCCTCCCCAACGGCCGCCCGGCCGCCGTGCTGCGTGCCGTGTCCCGGGCCAAGGTGGGCCAGGGCGTGAACGGGCCCGGCGCCGCACTGTGGGTCGAGGCGACCACCCTGCCCGACCGGATCAGCGCCACCGACCAGGAGAAGGTCGACAAGCTGGCGGCCGAGTACCGCGAGGTCGTGCAGGAGATCCTCGGCCACCGCGAGGAGAACGACGGCGGCTGGCAGGTCGTCGAGATGATCCGGCGGATCACCGAGCCCGGTGAGCTGGCCGACATCGCCGGCTGGGCCCCGTACCTGGAGACCGAGCAGAAGCTTCGGCTGCTGGAGACCGCCGAGGTCGCGGTCCGGCTCGAGCTGGTGCTGGAGTGGGGCAAGCAGCAGCTGGCCGAACTGCAGGTCGCGGCGACGATCCGGGACGACGTCCGGGAGTCGATGGAGAAGACTCAGCGGGAGTTCTTACTCCGTCAACAGCTGGCCGCGATCCGCAAGGAGCTCGGCGAGATCTCCGGCGACGACGACAACCCCGAGGCGGACCCGCGGGCCCGCGTCGAGGCCGCCGACCTGCCGGAGAAGGTGCGCACGGCCGCGCTGCGCGAGGTCGACAAGCTGGAGCGCACCGGCGACCAGTCGCCGGAGGCGTCCTGGATCCGCACCTGGCTCGACACGGTGCTGGAGCTGCCCTGGAACGTCCGCACGGACGACCGCACCGATGTCGGCGACGCACGGACGGTGCTGGACGCCGACCACGCGGGCCTCGACGACGTCAAGGACCGGATCGTGGAGTACCTGGCGGTCCGCAACCGCCGGGCGGCCCGCGGGCTGGAGATCGTCGGCGGCCGGGGGAGCGGCGCGGTGCTCGCGCTCGTCGGTCCTCCCGGCGTCGGCAAGACCTCGCTCGGCGAGTCGGTCGCGCGGGCGCTCGGACGAAAGTTCGTCCGGGTGGCGCTCGGCGGCGTCCGGGACGAGGCCGAGATCCGCGGTCACCGGCGCACCTACGTCGGCGCGCAGGCGGGCCGCATCGTCCGGGCGATCAAGGAGGCCGGCGCGATGAACCCGGTCGTCCTGCTCGACGAGGTGGACAAGATCGGTGCCGACTACCGGGGTGACCCGGCGGCGGCGCTGCTCGAGGTGCTCGACCCGGCGCAGAACCACACGTTCCGCGACCACTACCTGGAGGTGGAGCTCGACCTGTCGGACGTGCTCTTCCTCGCCACCGCCAACGTCGCCGAGGCGATCCCGGAGGCGCTGATCGACCGGATGGAGGTCGTCCGGCTGGACGGCTACACCGAGCTCGAGAAGGTCGCGATCGCGCGCGACCACCTCTGGCGGCGGCAGCTGGAGCGGGCCGGGCTCGAGAGCACCGACGTCACGATCGACGAGGACGCGCTGCGGCTGATCGCGGGCGAGTACACCCACGAGGCCGGCGTGCGCCAGCTGGAGCGCTCGCTCGCGCGGGTGCTGCGGAAGGTCGCGACGAAGCTGGCCGGGGAGAACCCGCCGGAGACGCCGATCGACGTCACGGTCGAGACGCTCAAGGACTACCTGGGGCGGCCCCGGTTCACGCCGGAGTCCGCCGAGCGCACGGCGGTGCCGGGCGTGGCGACCGGCCTGGCCGTCACCGGCGCGGGTGGCGACGTCCTGTTCATCGAGGCGAACGCCGCGCCGGGGGCGCAGGGAAACGGTGAGCCGGAGCTGGTGCTCACCGGTCAGCTGGGCGACGTCATGAAGGAGTCGGCGCACATCGCCCTCTCCTACCTGCGGAGCCAGGGTGACCGCTTCGGGGCCGACCCCGAGGAGCTGCGGGGTCGCCGGCTGCACGTGCACGTGCCCGCCGGTGCGGTGCCGAAGGACGGCCCGTCCGCGGGCGTCACGATGGTCACCGCGCTCGCGTCGCTGCTGACCGGTCGGCTGGTCCGGGCGGAGGTCGGCATGACCGGTGAGGTGTCGCTGACTGGCCGGGTGTTGCCGATCGGTGGCGTCAAGCAGAAGCTGCTCGCCGCGCACCGCGCCGGGCTGACCGAGGTGCTGCTGCCCGCGCGCAACGCCGCCGACCTGGACGACGTCCCGGCCAGCGTGCGAGAGGCGCTCACCGTCCACCTGATGGAGGACGTGGCGGACGTCGTCGCGCTCGCGCTGGAGCCGGCCACCACGGCGCAGGTTCAGCACGCAGCCTGA
- a CDS encoding gamma-aminobutyraldehyde dehydrogenase, which yields MHQYIAGQRSRGSSGNPYDVIDPSTGETVETVELADADDVDRAVAAASTAFGEWSRATPGERSAVLTKLAGLIEAEAESIAELESKQTGKPIRLSGEFDVPGTIDNTAFFAGAARELAGKAAAEYSPDHTSMVRREPIGVVGSIAPWNYPLQMAAWKVLPAIAAGNTIVLKPAENTPLTSLRLAELVTEAGAPAGVVNVITGTGPVAGEALISHRDVAMVSFTGSSPVGRRVMELASGGPKRIHLELGGKAPFVVLDDADLEAAAHGAVAGALINTGQDCTAATRAYVHRSRFSEFVDRVAELMAAVRLGAPLDPATDQGPLIHRAQQERVAGFVDRARGYGARVVVGGEIPKTDELIRGSYYAPTLIVDVPQDAEIVQREIFGPVLVALPFGSGAAHQGGNDPDLDEAIALANDTPFGLAASVWTRDVHRAMHATRAIRSGCVWVNDHIPIISEMPHGGVKASGFGKDMSSYSFEEYTAVKHVMYDLTATAAKPWHRTVFRDAPPNEPHPLAGA from the coding sequence GTGCACCAGTACATCGCCGGGCAGCGGTCGCGTGGCTCCAGCGGGAATCCGTATGACGTGATCGATCCGTCCACCGGGGAGACCGTCGAGACGGTGGAACTCGCCGACGCGGACGACGTCGATCGGGCCGTCGCCGCGGCGAGCACCGCGTTCGGTGAGTGGTCGCGGGCCACGCCGGGGGAGCGGTCAGCGGTGCTGACCAAGCTGGCCGGGCTGATCGAGGCCGAAGCCGAGTCGATCGCCGAGCTGGAGAGCAAGCAGACCGGTAAGCCGATCCGGCTGTCCGGCGAGTTCGACGTCCCGGGGACGATCGACAACACCGCGTTCTTCGCCGGTGCCGCCCGTGAGCTGGCCGGTAAGGCCGCCGCGGAGTACTCGCCCGACCACACGTCGATGGTGCGGCGCGAGCCGATCGGCGTCGTGGGCTCGATCGCGCCCTGGAACTACCCGCTGCAGATGGCCGCGTGGAAGGTCCTCCCGGCGATCGCCGCGGGCAACACGATCGTCCTGAAGCCGGCCGAGAACACGCCGCTCACCTCGCTGCGACTGGCCGAGCTGGTCACCGAGGCGGGCGCGCCGGCCGGCGTCGTCAACGTGATCACCGGTACCGGGCCGGTCGCGGGTGAGGCGCTGATCTCCCACCGGGACGTCGCGATGGTGTCGTTCACCGGCTCGAGCCCGGTCGGACGCCGGGTGATGGAGCTGGCCAGCGGCGGCCCCAAGCGGATCCACCTCGAGCTGGGTGGCAAGGCGCCGTTCGTCGTTCTCGACGACGCCGACCTGGAGGCCGCCGCACACGGCGCGGTCGCCGGCGCCCTGATCAACACCGGCCAGGACTGCACCGCGGCGACCCGCGCGTACGTCCACCGCTCCCGGTTCTCCGAGTTCGTCGACCGGGTGGCCGAGCTGATGGCCGCCGTCCGGCTCGGTGCGCCGCTCGACCCCGCCACCGACCAGGGACCGCTGATCCACCGCGCCCAGCAGGAGCGGGTGGCGGGCTTCGTCGACCGCGCGCGCGGGTACGGCGCACGGGTCGTCGTCGGTGGCGAAATCCCCAAGACGGATGAGCTGATCAGAGGTTCGTACTATGCGCCGACGCTGATCGTCGACGTTCCGCAGGACGCGGAGATCGTCCAGAGGGAGATTTTCGGTCCGGTGTTGGTTGCGTTGCCGTTCGGCAGTGGCGCCGCGCACCAGGGTGGGAATGACCCCGACCTGGATGAGGCGATCGCGCTGGCCAACGACACGCCGTTCGGCCTGGCGGCTTCGGTCTGGACGCGCGACGTCCACCGTGCGATGCACGCGACCCGCGCGATCCGGTCCGGGTGCGTCTGGGTCAACGACCACATCCCGATCATCAGCGAGATGCCGCACGGTGGCGTCAAGGCATCCGGCTTCGGCAAGGACATGTCGAGCTATTCGTTCGAGGAGTACACCGCGGTCAAGCACGTGATGTACGACTTGACCGCTACGGCCGCCAAGCCCTGGCACCGAACTGTGTTCCGTGACGCCCCGCCCAATGAACCTCATCCGTTGGCCGGCGCTTAA
- a CDS encoding polyamine ABC transporter substrate-binding protein, with product MTDVDPDVIRSLRQLLSRRSVLRSAGAAGLLAAGGPLLAACGTEGASKTEAEQAATDLSDKDKVINFSNWPLYIDVDENDEKVHPTLAEFTKQTQIKVNYVEDINDNDQFFGKVRADLAAGNDIKRDVMVLTDWMAARLIRLKWVQRLDPKNVPNRKNIEPSLTEVEFDAKREYSLPWAGIMAGIAYNEDVTGPVNSITDLLTRNELRGKVTALTEMRDTMGLILLENGNDPASVTDAQFDEALATLESAVKSGQIRRFTGNDYTQDLAAGNVAACIAWSGDIVQLQAENNKIKFVTPEAGATRANDNMLIPNKAAHKKNAELLMNYYYEPAVAAELAAYVNYICPVVGAKEILEKSAPDVAKNELIFPSDATLAKLHTFKPLDDASERSYADKFAKVIGA from the coding sequence ATGACGGATGTCGACCCGGACGTGATCCGGTCGCTGCGCCAGCTGCTGTCGCGTCGGTCGGTGCTCCGAAGCGCCGGTGCGGCGGGCTTACTGGCTGCCGGCGGGCCGCTGTTGGCGGCGTGTGGGACGGAAGGTGCCTCGAAGACCGAGGCGGAGCAGGCCGCGACTGACCTTTCCGACAAGGACAAGGTCATCAACTTCTCCAACTGGCCGTTGTACATCGACGTGGACGAGAACGACGAAAAGGTCCACCCGACGCTCGCCGAGTTCACCAAGCAGACCCAGATCAAGGTGAACTACGTCGAGGACATCAACGACAACGACCAGTTCTTCGGAAAGGTCCGCGCCGACCTCGCGGCAGGCAACGACATCAAGCGCGACGTCATGGTGCTCACCGACTGGATGGCCGCCCGGCTGATCCGGCTGAAGTGGGTCCAGAGGCTCGACCCCAAGAACGTGCCCAACAGGAAGAACATCGAGCCCTCGCTGACCGAGGTCGAGTTCGACGCGAAGCGGGAGTACTCGCTGCCCTGGGCCGGGATCATGGCGGGCATCGCCTACAACGAGGACGTCACCGGCCCGGTCAACTCGATCACCGACCTGCTGACGCGCAACGAGCTCAGGGGCAAGGTCACCGCGCTGACCGAGATGCGCGACACGATGGGCCTGATCCTGCTGGAGAACGGCAACGACCCGGCGTCGGTGACCGACGCCCAGTTCGACGAGGCGCTCGCGACGCTCGAGTCCGCGGTCAAGAGCGGGCAGATCCGCCGCTTCACCGGTAACGACTACACGCAGGACCTGGCCGCCGGAAACGTCGCCGCCTGCATCGCGTGGTCTGGCGACATCGTCCAGCTGCAGGCCGAGAACAACAAGATCAAGTTCGTGACGCCGGAGGCCGGCGCCACCCGGGCGAACGACAACATGCTGATCCCGAACAAGGCCGCTCACAAGAAGAACGCCGAGCTGCTGATGAACTACTACTACGAGCCCGCGGTCGCCGCCGAGCTCGCCGCGTACGTCAACTACATCTGCCCGGTCGTCGGGGCGAAGGAGATCCTCGAGAAGTCGGCGCCGGACGTCGCGAAGAACGAGCTGATCTTCCCCAGCGACGCCACGCTGGCGAAGCTCCACACGTTCAAGCCGCTGGACGACGCGAGCGAGCGCTCCTACGCGGACAAGTTCGCGAAGGTCATCGGCGCGTGA
- a CDS encoding ABC transporter ATP-binding protein — MTGPGTGRDLRLIEVSKRFGPMTAVDNLSLTIPEGSFFALLGPSGCGKTTTLRMVGGLEEPTAGRILLGQDDITTKKPYQRPVNTVFQSYALFPHLTIFENVAFGLRRRRQSEVKTKVHEALEMVELGDLAQRKPAQLSGGQQQRVALARALVNRPQVLLLDEPLGALDLKLRRQMQLELKQIQTGVRSTFVHVTHDQEEAMSMADTIAVMNQGRVEQLGGPVELYETPATVFVANFLGQSNLLPGTVTGRSGGDLLLDVSGHRVALPASRSASQSNRLYIGVRPEKLHLSPNGAPVPERHNRLDVQVLDSSFIGVSTQYQVRTRWGQVLSVFAQNLSSDLGPRPGHEVQIHWDPASAFGLDGSQDAHAGEIFDPELGGVPAGTVS; from the coding sequence GTGACCGGGCCGGGCACGGGGCGGGACCTCCGGCTGATCGAGGTCTCCAAGCGTTTCGGGCCGATGACGGCCGTCGACAACCTGTCGCTCACGATTCCGGAGGGGTCGTTCTTCGCGCTGCTGGGCCCGTCGGGCTGCGGCAAGACGACGACGCTGCGGATGGTCGGTGGGCTGGAGGAGCCCACCGCGGGTCGGATCCTGCTCGGACAGGACGACATCACGACCAAGAAGCCGTACCAGCGGCCGGTCAACACGGTGTTCCAGAGCTACGCGCTCTTCCCGCACCTGACGATCTTCGAGAACGTCGCGTTCGGCCTCCGCCGCCGGCGTCAGTCGGAGGTCAAGACCAAGGTCCACGAGGCGCTGGAGATGGTGGAGCTGGGCGACCTCGCCCAGCGGAAGCCCGCGCAGCTCTCGGGCGGTCAGCAGCAGCGGGTCGCGCTGGCCCGCGCGCTGGTCAACCGCCCGCAGGTGCTCCTGCTGGACGAGCCGCTCGGCGCGCTCGACCTCAAGCTGCGCCGCCAGATGCAGCTGGAGCTCAAGCAGATCCAGACCGGTGTCCGGTCCACGTTCGTGCACGTCACGCACGACCAGGAAGAGGCCATGTCGATGGCCGACACGATCGCGGTGATGAACCAGGGCCGGGTCGAGCAACTGGGCGGCCCGGTCGAGCTGTACGAGACGCCGGCGACGGTGTTCGTCGCGAACTTCCTCGGTCAGTCGAACCTGCTCCCGGGCACGGTGACCGGCCGGTCGGGTGGCGACCTCCTGCTCGACGTCTCGGGGCACCGGGTCGCGCTGCCCGCCTCGCGGTCGGCGTCCCAGTCGAACCGGCTCTACATCGGCGTCCGACCGGAGAAGCTGCACCTGAGCCCGAACGGGGCACCGGTCCCCGAGCGGCACAACCGGCTAGACGTGCAGGTCCTCGACTCCAGCTTCATCGGCGTGAGCACGCAGTACCAGGTGCGGACGCGCTGGGGCCAGGTGCTGTCGGTCTTCGCCCAGAACCTCTCCTCGGACCTGGGCCCGCGGCCCGGCCACGAGGTGCAGATCCACTGGGATCCGGCTTCCGCGTTCGGGCTGGACGGGAGCCAGGACGCCCACGCCGGGGAGATCTTCGACCCGGAGCTGGGCGGGGTGCCGGCAGGAACGGTCTCATGA
- a CDS encoding GntR family transcriptional regulator, with product MIDPHGDRAVYRQLADQLRADIASGEYGPGSAIPSEMTLMQRYGVARNTVRLAMTMLREEGLVVTHHGRGTFVRDSLPIRRIASSRYRQALDAATTGGPLDWAEYRAEASFQEVPATEQIAGLLGVEAGTAVLERRILFFDGSLPQQLSMSYLPLDLVAGTPVAEPRNEPWAGGTVAALASIGVVVTRVDEVVRARMPQPDETRALSVAVGTPMLTITRTMFAGDRAVEAAVDIVVPGDRAELEYRIDLA from the coding sequence ATGATCGATCCGCACGGTGACCGGGCTGTTTACCGGCAGCTGGCCGACCAACTGCGCGCAGATATCGCTTCGGGTGAGTACGGACCCGGCTCGGCGATTCCGTCCGAGATGACGCTCATGCAGCGCTACGGCGTCGCTCGCAACACCGTGCGTCTCGCGATGACGATGCTTCGGGAGGAGGGTCTGGTCGTCACCCACCACGGCCGCGGCACGTTCGTCCGCGACTCGCTGCCGATCCGGCGCATCGCGTCGAGCCGGTACCGCCAGGCTCTCGACGCCGCCACGACCGGCGGGCCGCTGGACTGGGCGGAGTACCGCGCCGAAGCCTCCTTCCAGGAGGTGCCGGCCACCGAGCAGATCGCCGGTCTCCTGGGTGTCGAGGCGGGCACCGCGGTGCTGGAGCGGCGCATCCTGTTCTTCGACGGCAGCCTGCCGCAGCAGCTGAGCATGTCGTACCTGCCGCTCGACCTGGTTGCGGGCACTCCGGTGGCCGAGCCGCGGAACGAGCCGTGGGCCGGCGGCACGGTCGCCGCGCTGGCGAGCATCGGCGTCGTCGTCACGCGGGTGGACGAGGTCGTGCGGGCGCGCATGCCGCAGCCCGACGAGACCCGTGCGCTCTCGGTCGCGGTCGGCACGCCGATGCTCACGATCACTCGGACGATGTTCGCGGGCGACCGTGCGGTCGAGGCGGCTGTCGACATCGTGGTGCCCGGCGACCGGGCCGAGTTGGAGTACCGCATCGACCTCGCGTGA
- a CDS encoding NAD(P)/FAD-dependent oxidoreductase — MPESVLSLWLDGRTPAPEARRAGLDGDLAVDVAIVGAGFTGLWTAYYLAAADPGLRIAVLEAEFAGFGASGRNGGWCSALFPASTERIAEEHGRDAALALRRALFDTVDEVGRVAAAEDLDVDWAKGGTLTLAAGAAQEQRLRAELADERQWGFGEDDYRWLGPDEARARIDVATEVRGALYTPHCAALHPAKLARGLADLVEARGVRLFEQTRVVRLEPGRAVTEAGTVTADVVIRATEGYTPSLPGYRRTIAPLYSLMIATEPLPAWFFDSVGWGARETLTDGRHLIIYAQRTADDRIALGGRGAPYPYGSKLRPEAERDQAVFDALHRTLLEMFPGATGAAVTHTWGGPLGVPRDWHASVGLDPATGLGWAGGYVGDGVATTNLAGRTLADLVLRRDTELVRLPWVGHRSPRWEPEPLRWIGMSGGLWAMTSADRVEARTGHPARRASLMQGLLGG; from the coding sequence ATGCCGGAATCAGTTCTCAGCCTCTGGCTCGACGGCCGGACGCCTGCGCCGGAGGCTCGGCGCGCGGGTCTGGACGGCGACCTCGCGGTGGACGTCGCGATCGTCGGTGCGGGCTTCACCGGGCTGTGGACGGCGTACTACCTCGCGGCCGCCGACCCCGGGCTACGCATCGCGGTGCTCGAAGCGGAGTTCGCCGGCTTCGGCGCGTCCGGGCGGAACGGCGGGTGGTGCTCGGCGCTGTTCCCGGCGTCCACCGAGCGGATCGCCGAGGAACACGGCCGCGACGCGGCGCTGGCGCTGCGCCGCGCGCTGTTCGACACCGTCGACGAGGTGGGCCGCGTCGCCGCGGCGGAGGACCTCGACGTCGACTGGGCCAAGGGCGGGACGCTGACGCTGGCGGCGGGCGCGGCCCAGGAGCAGCGGCTCCGCGCCGAACTGGCGGACGAGCGGCAGTGGGGCTTCGGCGAGGACGACTACCGGTGGCTCGGCCCCGACGAGGCGCGCGCCCGCATCGACGTCGCGACCGAGGTACGCGGAGCGCTCTACACACCGCACTGCGCGGCGCTGCACCCGGCCAAGCTCGCCCGTGGCCTGGCCGACCTGGTGGAGGCGCGGGGTGTGCGGCTGTTCGAGCAGACCAGGGTGGTGCGGCTGGAGCCCGGCCGCGCGGTCACCGAGGCCGGCACCGTCACCGCTGACGTCGTGATCCGGGCGACCGAGGGATATACGCCGTCGCTGCCGGGCTATCGGCGCACGATCGCGCCGCTGTACTCGCTGATGATCGCCACCGAGCCACTGCCCGCGTGGTTCTTCGACAGCGTCGGGTGGGGGGCGCGCGAGACGCTCACCGACGGTCGTCACCTGATCATCTACGCCCAGCGCACGGCCGACGACCGGATCGCGCTGGGCGGCCGGGGCGCGCCGTATCCGTACGGCTCGAAGCTGCGTCCGGAGGCCGAACGCGATCAGGCCGTGTTCGACGCCCTGCACCGGACGCTGCTGGAGATGTTCCCCGGTGCGACCGGGGCGGCGGTGACGCACACGTGGGGTGGTCCGCTGGGGGTGCCGCGCGACTGGCACGCGTCGGTCGGGCTCGACCCTGCCACCGGCCTCGGCTGGGCCGGCGGGTACGTCGGCGACGGGGTGGCCACCACCAACCTCGCCGGGCGGACGCTGGCCGACCTGGTGCTGCGGCGGGACACCGAGCTGGTGCGGCTGCCGTGGGTGGGTCACCGCTCGCCGCGGTGGGAGCCCGAGCCGCTGCGGTGGATCGGGATGTCCGGCGGGCTCTGGGCGATGACCAGCGCGGATCGCGTCGAAGCCCGCACCGGCCACCCCGCCCGCCGCGCGTCCCTGATGCAGGGCCTCCTCGGCGGCTAA
- a CDS encoding ABC transporter permease, translating to MSARKSTAYLLVLPGLAWLAVFFIVPTITLVSQSLQEGSLETGYVMTWNFGIYADVFQDYAPTMLRSLVYAGLATLAALIIAYPLAYTIAFKAGRWRNVLLILVVAPFFTSFLVRTLAWKIILADEGWVADVLRAVGLLSFTDDRLLATPIAVVCGLTYNFLPFMTLPLYTSLERLDGRLLEAATDLYASPFTTFRKVTFPLSLPGVVGGTLLTFIPAAGDYVNAEFLGTPQTWMIGNVVQQKFLVSLDYPGAAALSVILMVVIISMVLVYVRRAGTEELV from the coding sequence ATGAGTGCTCGCAAGTCGACGGCCTACCTGCTGGTCCTGCCGGGCCTCGCGTGGCTGGCCGTCTTCTTCATCGTCCCGACGATCACGCTGGTCAGCCAGTCGCTGCAGGAAGGCTCGCTGGAGACCGGCTACGTCATGACCTGGAACTTCGGCATCTACGCCGACGTGTTCCAGGACTACGCGCCGACGATGTTGCGTTCGCTGGTCTACGCCGGTCTGGCCACGCTGGCGGCGCTGATCATCGCGTACCCGCTCGCGTACACGATCGCGTTCAAGGCCGGCCGGTGGCGGAACGTCCTGCTGATCCTCGTCGTGGCGCCGTTCTTCACCAGCTTCCTGGTGCGGACGCTGGCCTGGAAGATCATTCTCGCCGACGAGGGGTGGGTCGCGGACGTGCTGCGGGCGGTAGGCCTGCTCTCGTTCACCGACGACCGCCTGCTGGCGACGCCGATCGCCGTGGTCTGCGGTCTGACCTACAACTTCCTGCCGTTCATGACGCTGCCGCTCTACACGAGCCTGGAGCGCCTCGACGGCCGGTTGCTGGAGGCCGCCACCGACCTCTACGCGAGCCCGTTCACGACGTTCCGCAAAGTGACGTTCCCGCTGTCGCTGCCGGGCGTCGTGGGCGGCACGCTGCTGACGTTCATCCCGGCTGCGGGTGACTACGTCAACGCGGAGTTCCTCGGCACGCCGCAGACCTGGATGATCGGCAACGTCGTCCAGCAGAAGTTCCTGGTCTCACTGGATTACCCGGGCGCGGCCGCGCTGTCGGTGATCCTGATGGTCGTGATCATCTCGATGGTGCTCGTGTACGTCCGCCGGGCCGGGACGGAGGAACTGGTCTGA
- a CDS encoding DUF6328 family protein produces the protein MSTDEHPVRAADYGDHLRRDETPAERLDRNMSELLQELRVAQTGVQILFAFLLTLAFQQRFTEVDSFGRAMYIGALICALLSSGFLIAPVGYHRLVFRRAMKDEVVKTANIFALIGLVWLSLALGGALTVILDVMFSKDVAATGGLIALVFLVVLWFLIPWVRLRTKRGDFGADEE, from the coding sequence ATGAGCACCGATGAGCACCCGGTACGAGCGGCGGACTACGGAGACCACCTGCGGCGCGACGAGACGCCTGCGGAGCGGCTCGACCGCAACATGAGCGAGCTGCTCCAGGAACTCCGCGTCGCGCAGACCGGGGTCCAGATCCTGTTCGCGTTCTTATTGACGCTGGCGTTCCAGCAGCGCTTCACAGAGGTCGACTCGTTCGGCCGGGCCATGTACATCGGTGCTCTGATCTGTGCCTTGCTTTCTAGCGGCTTCCTGATCGCGCCGGTCGGGTATCACCGCTTGGTGTTCCGCCGCGCGATGAAGGACGAAGTGGTCAAGACCGCGAACATCTTCGCGCTGATCGGTCTGGTCTGGCTCTCGCTCGCGCTCGGTGGCGCGCTGACCGTCATCCTCGACGTCATGTTCAGCAAGGACGTCGCGGCGACCGGCGGCCTGATCGCGCTGGTGTTCCTCGTCGTCCTCTGGTTCCTGATCCCGTGGGTCCGGCTGCGCACCAAGCGGGGCGACTTCGGCGCCGACGAGGAGTAG
- a CDS encoding ABC transporter permease: protein MATVTQNRQGDWTGGGHRAPRSSASAALAWIREHLVTFAGLAALGYLLLPVVVVFIFSFNKPVGRFNFAWHEFSLDAWTDVCGIGGMCESLGLSIRLALLATLGATVLGTMLAFALVRHRFRGRQPTNLLVFLPMATPEVVMGSSLLALFVQGGVDRGFTTLFISHVLFCMSFVVVTVKARLQGMDPRLEQAAADLYATPYQTFRRVTLPLVLPGIVAAALLSFSLSFDDFIVTNFNSGSQVTFPMFVFGANQRGVPPQINVIGSIMFFLALFLVLAAQYRSKFALRRSARRAAK from the coding sequence ATGGCGACGGTTACGCAGAATCGTCAGGGTGACTGGACCGGCGGTGGCCACCGGGCCCCGCGGTCCTCGGCGTCCGCGGCGTTGGCCTGGATCCGTGAGCACCTGGTGACGTTCGCCGGGCTCGCGGCGCTGGGCTACCTGCTGCTCCCGGTCGTGGTCGTCTTCATCTTCTCGTTCAACAAGCCGGTCGGGCGGTTCAACTTCGCCTGGCACGAGTTCTCGCTCGACGCCTGGACCGACGTCTGCGGTATCGGCGGGATGTGCGAGAGCCTCGGGCTCTCGATCCGGCTGGCGCTGCTGGCGACGCTGGGCGCCACGGTGCTCGGGACGATGCTGGCGTTCGCGCTGGTCCGACACCGGTTCCGCGGGCGGCAGCCGACGAACCTGCTGGTGTTCCTCCCGATGGCGACGCCCGAGGTGGTCATGGGGTCGTCGCTGCTGGCGCTGTTCGTTCAGGGCGGCGTCGACCGGGGCTTCACCACGCTGTTCATCTCGCACGTGCTGTTCTGCATGAGCTTCGTCGTCGTCACGGTGAAGGCGCGGTTGCAGGGCATGGATCCGCGGCTGGAGCAGGCCGCGGCCGACCTCTATGCCACGCCGTACCAGACGTTCCGCCGGGTGACGCTGCCGCTCGTGCTGCCGGGCATCGTGGCGGCCGCGCTGCTGTCGTTCTCGCTGAGCTTCGACGACTTCATCGTCACGAACTTCAACTCGGGCAGCCAGGTGACGTTCCCGATGTTCGTGTTCGGTGCGAACCAGCGGGGAGTTCCGCCACAGATCAACGTCATCGGTTCGATCATGTTCTTCCTGGCGCTGTTCCTGGTGTTGGCGGCGCAGTACCGCAGCAAGTTCGCCCTCCGCCGGTCCGCCCGCCGCGCGGCGAAGTAG